The DNA region GCGCACCACTGATGCGGTGGCGACCCCGCGGTGGCGGATGCCGCGCATCTTATTGCTGTACCAGCCGTAGTAGCGGACCATTTGCACGCCTTTGTCGGGGATATGCTGCGTAATGGCCGCCAGGAAGTCGGTGGCGCTGAAAACCTCGAAGTTGCGGTTGATCTTGGCGTTGACCCGGGAGCAGTAGATAACGGTGTCTGTGGGGGATTCCAGTGTCATCTTCTCGCTGCGGCGCATCATCGAGATGATCCGGGAAGGCGCTCTCTGTTATACCTTGGGGGGGAAAGTTACACTTCAAAGTGTAACAGAAAATCCGCTGAATATAAGCGCCTTTATCGATAATGTTACATGTTACACTTCATTTTCACTTTCCCGCGCGCACAAGCTTTTTCCCCCTTTTCCTCGCCGGCCGCCCACCGCCCACCGTCCAGCGGCAATCGCAAATTAAAAATCTAAAATCAAAATTCCCAACCTTTCGACTGTTGAGCGTTGGATGTTCGCTCCCTGGATTCTTTTGTCTCCATCAAATCCTCATCGCGCTTTGATTGGGACGGTTGGGACGCTCTGGGACGGCAGTGGGACGGTTGCAATAGTGAGAATCACCCGTGTTTACCGGCCTTGGGACGGTGGGACGGCTGTACAGCCCCAAAGCACCCCCCTCTCCCCCTCCCCAGCCCCCAGCTCCGCGCCTCCCGATCCCTTCGATGTTTGAATAGTTCGACGTTGAGCGTTCGATGTTCAGCCCGTGGAGTTTCTCCCTCCCTCATGACTTGCACTTAATTGCACCTGGTTGCACCTAATTTCACCAAATTTCAGTTCACTCTTCTTCAGGCAGCCCCCCTTCGATGTTGAATGTTCGACAGACCTGAGCCTTTCTTTGCGTTCTCTGCGTTCCTTCGCGGCAACTTCCTCGGATAGCCTAGGATAACCTCGCCTCCGGCCCTTAGTAGCCTCGGATAAGCCTGGATAATCTCGTTTTTGACTCCTCACGCTCCGCGCCTATCCGAAGTCATCCGAGCCCATCCGATTCTATCCGGGCAAAAATGGCACTTACGTAATCGTCCACCCGACCCTGCGCACTCCCACTCCTAACCCCGCTCCAACAGGCCATCTGACCAAATCTGAGTAAATCCGAGTAATTCTTTCACTCATGAGGTTCGTACAACCGGCGTCGCTCAACTGGCCATTGGGACTGTGAAAAAGGTTAAAACCGCGCAATACGGGCCACCGCGCGCAACCCGAAAGCCAATCTTGACGCGTGATAGGGCTTTTCCTACCGTCATCGACCCGCTGGACGGTGGCGGCCCCTTGGCCACTGGACTTTTTCAGCGTTTAACGGAAAGGTTTTGCTTGTGAATGTCACGGTAGAGAATCTTGCCCCATGTAAGAAACTTGTGCGGGTGGAAATTGAGACCGAGAAGGTGGACCAAACCTTCGACTCGGTCACCAAAGAGTTTCAGCGCGAGGCGCGATTGCCTGGGTTTCGCCCCGGCAAAGCCCCGCGCGAGATGGTCCTGCGCAAATTCAGCAAAGACATCGAGGACGAGGCCAAGCGCAAATTGATTTCCGAGGCATATAAAAAGGCCGTCGATGACAAAAATCTCGATGTGCTTGGGCACCCGGACATCGAAGAAATCCAGTTCAGCCGGGGCCAGCCGCTGCAGTTTGCCGCCACGATTGAGACCGCGCCGGAATTCGAGCTGCCGGAATACAAAGGCATCCCGGTCCAGTTGGAAACCAAGGCCGTGAGCGAGGAGGACATCGCCCGGGCGATCGAGGCCCTGCGCCAGCCGCGCGCCGCATATAAGAATGTCGAGCGCCCTTCGCAGACGGGGGACATTGTCGTGGTCAATTACACCGGCACAACGGAGGGCAAACCGCTTACCGAAATTGCACCGACAGCCAAGGGCCTCACACACCAGCAGAGTTTCTGGGTTGAGATTGGCGGCAGCTCGTTCATTCCCGGTTTTGCCGAGCAGTTGCTGGGCGCAAAAGCGGGTGAAAAGCGCACACTCAACATTGAGTTCCCTGCGGATTTCGTCACGCCACAATTGGCGGGCAAAAAGGCCGTCTATGAGGTCGATGTCAACGAAGTCAAAGAGAAAGGGTTGCCGGAGATTGATGATGCCTTTGCCAAAGCCTATGGGGCGGAAAATGTCGAGAAACTTCGGGAAGGGGTGCGGCGTGATCTGGAAAACGAGTTGAGTTACAAGAAGACCCGCAGCACCCGCAACCAGCTCGTCCGTTCGCTGCTCAACCGGGTGAATTTTGAACTGCCCGAAAGCGCCGTGGCAAACGAAACCCGCAACGTGGTCTATGACATCGTGCAGGAAAACACCAAGCGCGGCGTCTCGCGCGAGGCCATCGAGCAGCAGAAAGAGCAGATTTATTCAGCCGCAGCCCAGGGCGCAAAAGAGCGGGTGAAGGTGGCGTTTCTGCTGCGAAAGGTAGCCGAAAAGGAAGACATCAAGGTTTCGCAGGAGGAGATCGCCCAACGCATTAGCCATTTGGCGGCCATGTATCAGATTCCAGCCGATAAATTCCTCAAAGACCTTCAGAAACGCAATGGGCTCATCGAGATTTATGATCAGCTTATGAATGAGAAGGTGATCGATTTCCTGCAGCAACATGCGCAGATGCAGGAGATGGCCCCTGGCGCGTAGCCGGCAAAGGCCCGATAAGAGCCTGTTTGAAAAATAGAATCGCCGGCATCTGCCACGTCCTGGTCCGTAGCAGCCGACGCCAGGAGGCTCTGATCTCAGCCCTGAGTTTCACCGGGCCAAGCCAGCGGCCTGACCAACAGAAGAAGGATCAGGGCCTCCTGGCGTCGCCTGCTACCGATTGGACGAGGAGGAGAGGATCAATCCTGTTGCGGGTAATGCGGGCGGGCAGTCAGGAGCAATATGTCAGGAAATCCATACTGCCAGTATGGAAGAGGCAATGTCGTCATGGTCCCGTCGGCCAGGCGAATCGGGAAGGCGACCTTCTTGGGCCATGTCTTCCAACCCTGCTCGCGCGCGAGGGCCGGCATTTCCGCGAGGATTTCGAAGGGTAGGCTGTCCCAGGGCTGCTCACCGGTGATTCTCATCTGGTAGAGGGCCTCGGGCTGGAACTGGACTTTGGCCAGAAAGAGTTCCTGAACGGGTTTTTGATAATCATTGATGGCAAAGAAATCGGCGCGTGGATTGAGCGTGAGCCAAACGCATTGAGATTGGCCGTACCAGGCCATGGCCCAGGGCACGTCACTCATGCTCAACTCATCTTCTTTGGTGTAGCCGGCGGCGGTTTGAATGGCCGGAGGGTAATAAGGGGGATAAGCGATGGGACTGGCCTTGGGCGGCAGGAATATCAGCAACAACGGCAGACATGCGACGATGGTGAATAGGCCAATGACCAGGTATCGCAGTTCGCGGTAACGCAGCGACATCTGCTCGAACAGCAGGTAGAACAGGCTCACCCCATACACGATGAGCCAAGGCACCACCAGAATCAGAAGATTCTCCGAATTGATTTCAGGCGAGTCCTCCGAAAGCTGGGTGCGGCCCAGGGCTTGAACCACCAGCAGCACCGCCAGGCAGCCCAGCAAAAAATAGCGCACGCGCCGAACTGCCGGACTGCGGAAGCCGATCAGGATGCTGACCAGGAAGAAGGCCGAAAGCCACGTGCCGCCCAGGCGGGGGATGTCGTTCTGGACGAGCTGCCGCAGGTTGGGTATGAGTTTATACCAGAAGGCAACGACGGGCACCCCGGTGAGCGCCGGCTGCAGAGATCGCTCCAATTGATACGATGGAAAGGCAAAGGTGGTTTCAATCGGGGCGTAGGTCGCGGTTCCAAAAGGCGCGCCGCTCAGGACCACATTGCGCGCCACCCAAGGTGTCAGGACAATCAGAAACGCCACAACCGTTGCGACCCCAGCCTGCACCCGGTCTTTGCCCGAGCACAAAAGGACAAAGCCCAGGACCGGCAGAATCAACCAGGCAAACGAATAGCGAGTTAGGCCGCCCAAGCCGGTCAGCAGACCCGCAAAGACCGCGAGCAACAAAAGCCAGTTGCGCCCGCGCTTGGGTTCGCGGGCCTCCTGCTCGAGCAGCACCAGGCACCAGACCAACCCGGTGAAAACCAGCAGCAACAGCATCGTGGATAGCCCCGAAACACTGAAGCGCCACAGCACCTCCGTTCCCAGGAGAATCACCGCCGCCAGGCGCGCGACTCGCAAATCGAATAGGCGGCGGGCCAGCAAAAAGACGAGCGTAACCATCGCCAGAAGCAGTAACTGGTTGAACAAGGCGATGAGGAAATCCGGCTCATATCTATAGAATCTGCCGTTCTGGCTCCAAAACGGGCGAGACTTGCTCGAGATGGCGTAATTAAAGGGCAGGACCTTCATCAGCCCGGCGAGCACCACCGGATAGACCGGCGGGTTGGCCAGGTCCGGATGATTGCCTTTGATGCGGGCGAGGTCGGGTGCTTTGGTGAGATCGAGTTGTTTTTGCCTGGCCTGGTTGCGCCGAGTCAGCAGGAACATGCTGAAGGGGCGGATGAACGAAGTGGTGTAGCCTCGGCCTTGGGCCAGGTTGCGCGCCAGTTGCGCTGAATCCATCGCTTCTTGCGTCGCCATGTTCCGATACGCCCGCCAATCGTAACAAACCACCAACAGCAACAGCGCCAGCACCCCAAGGCCAGCCCGAATAAAACGGCTGCCCGTGCCGACTTCGAATCGATGAATAAGGCTTTGCAACTGCATAATCGCGCTAAAATCCTTCCAAATGAAATTCGTGGAGCTTGCGATGAAGTGTGCGGCGGCTCATTCCCAGCTTTTGGGCTGCCAGGGTGCGGTTTCCATCGGTCTCCTGCAGGGTGCGGCTGATAAGCTGTTTCTCGGCTTCCTTGAGGGTCAGGTCGCCGCCCCCAGCCAAAGGCCGCGCCGCCGTGGCCGTTTGCGGGTTGGCCCGCACGCCCGCCGGCAAATCCCGCGCGGTTATTTTGTCGCCGCGACACAAAACTACCGCGTGTTCGATGGCCGTGCGGAGTTCGCGCACATTGCCAGGCCATGGATAACGCAGCAGCAATTCCATCGTTTCGGGGCCAAGGCTGCTGAGAGATTTTCCATATTCCTTGGCGAACTCGCGTAAAAAGGCCTCCGCCAAAAGCGGGATGTCCTCAAGCCTCTCACGCAAGGGGGGCAATTCGATTTCCACAACGCGCAACCGGAAAAAAAGGTCTTCGCGGAATGAGCCGGCCTTGACGAGGTCCTCGAGGTGTTTGTTGGTGGCCGCTATGAGACGCACATCGGCCTTGAGTGTCTTATTCGAGCCGACCCGCTCGAAGGTGCGTTCACCCAGGAACCGCAGCAGCTTAACCTGAACGGAAGCATCGATCTCTCCGATTTCATCCAGGAACAGCGTGCCCCCCTGAGCTTGTTCAAAGCGGCCAATGCGCCGTTCATGCGCGCCGGTGAAGGCGCCCTTCTCATGGCCGAACATCTCGCTTTCGAGCAAGGTGGGGGCCAGGGCGGCGCAGTTGAGAATGACCAGGGGCTGTTTGGTCCGGGGGCTGAGCTGATGAATGACTTTGGCCACCAGTTCCTTGCCGGTGCCGCTCTCGCCTTCCAGCAATACCGTAGCCGAAGTCGGGGCTACCTGCTGGACGACCTCGAAGACCTCGCGCATGGGCGATGATTGGCCGATGATGCTTTCCATGCGGAACTTCGCATCGAGCTGTTGGTGGAGCGAAACATTCTCGCTCTCGAGAGTCTGCTGGCGCAAGGCTCGCGCGATGCGCATCTCCAGCTCGTCAATCTGCAGCCGGCCCTTGGCGATATAATCGTCTGCACCGCGTTTCATGGCATCCACGGCCAGCTCCTCGGAGCCGTAAGCGGTCATCAGGATGCACACGGGTGGCTTGGAGAGCGATTTAGCCCGCCCGATCAGTTTCAGACCGTCTTCATTTGGCAATCGGAAATCAGTGAGCAGAACATCGAAGCTCTCCGCTTCGAGCAGGTCCATGGCCGTTTTGGTGTCGTCAGCCAGGTACACGTCGTAGCGCTCCTCCAGCGCGGCCCGGAGGCCCTCGCGGGTGGTCTTCTCGTCATCGACTATCAGAACTGTGGATCGCATCCCGGAACATTGCAGGTTTGCAATTAGCAGGGTGGAGGGTAATCACCGCGAAAAAGTTAAACAATGGCAAAACAGGACGAATGGCTCCAATTCGATTTTTAAAACAGGCGCTCAGTCCAGACGCGGTTTCGAAGGGGCCGCCGCAGGCTCAATCGTGCATGGGGGCTTCGAGCAAGCGCGGCTTGCGTTCTTGCATCGGCAGCCAAATACGGAAGGAGGTGCCGCGCCCGACCTGGCTTTCCAACTCAATTCGGCCTCCATGCGCCTGCACGATGCGCTGGACGATCATTAATCCCAGGCCCGAGCCTTTCTTCTTCGTAGTATAAAACGGTTCAAAGATTCGATTGATCTGCTCTTGTTGGATTCCTCCGCCGGTGTCGGAAACGCTGACCCACACCCCCTCGGAGCCTTCGCCCGTTTGTAACGTGAGCGCGCCTTCCTTGGTCATCGCCTGCATGGCGTTACGGATAAGATTGACCAGGACCTGTTGTATCTGGGTGGGGTCGATGGGTGTGATGGGCAATTGGCGCGCCAGGCGGGTACGCACGCGCAGGCCGCGGCTTTCGAGTTCCGGCCTCAGCAGTTCAAGTGTCCGAAGCACCACTTCATTGAGGGGAGCCGGCTTGAGCTGTGGCGGGGTAGGGCGGATGGCCTGCAGAAACTGCGTCACGATATAGTCGAGCCGGTTGATCTCGCCTTTTGCCACCCCAAGGAACTGCTCGAGCTTTGCGACGATCTCTCCAGTTTCGTTCTCGGGGTCCGGTCTTGGCGCCGCGCGGCGGCCCTCCGTTCGCGCAGTGCCGCGCGCAACAGCAGCCGGCAGTTTTTTGAGCTCGCGCTCCATCAGTTGCAAGTGGATATGAAGCGCGTTGAGCGGATTACCGATTTCGTGGGCGACGCTGGCAGCCAGTAGTGTCAGGGCTTGAATCCTCTCGCTTTCAATGGCGGCGAAGGTCTCCTGCCGCGCCTCGGTTGAATCGTGGAGGATCAACGCGACGCCGGTGCTGCGGCCCGGGACGCTCTCCGGATCGAGCGGGGCGGCATAGAGTCGCAGGAAACGATGTCTGGGAAAATGGACCTCGAACTCGTGGCGCACGACGCGCGGCCCATCGCCTGGCGCGAAATGCGCGAGCTTCTCCCAATCCAGTTCCGGGATGAACTCCGCCACCGGCTGGCCCTCGACATTGTCCTGCAATCCCAGCAGCCGGGTGACTGCGTGGTTGAAATAGAGAATGCGACCGTTTTCGTCGACCACCAGCACGCCATCCTCAATGGTATTGAAGAGGGTCTCGAGGAATGATCGCTCCCGGGCCAGGCGTTGGACTACCGTTTGCAGTCCATGAGTATCCAGCCGGCTAATACGGCCCAGGACCTTGTCAAGGAAGCTCGATTTGGAGGCCATTCACCGGCGAATCCCGTAACGCGCATCCAGGGCGCTGTTGCCATAACGGGACATCGGCGCAGCAGCCGGTGCGGTGGGGGTTGCAACCGGGCCTGCCTGGACGACGCCTCCGGCCAGGCTGGTTGCGGCCTTAAATGTGCCCGCGACCACGGTCTGCTCTGAGTCCGGCAAAGCCAGGTAAATCTTTCCCGGAACGATATCATTGGTGAACTCACCCAGATCGAGTTTCATCGCGTAGCCGCTATAAAAGGGCTTTATTGAGGGCCCATAGAGCGGATTGGTCTTCCAACGTTTGGCCACCTCCGAGACCGCGCCGCTTTTGGTGTCTTGGGTTATGGAGAGGTTTTGCCCGCCGATTTTCTCTCCCGGCCTGAGATGGAGATAAATCAGGACCTCCCGGTCGGGCGACATGATTTGGCCCTGAGTCAAGCGTAACACCTGGGCAGCACCGACCTGGTCTATCCGCACCGTTTCGGCGACAAAATTTGAGCCGGAGATTGTCCCGCCGACGCGGTCCTGGGGGATTTTGGCGGCAGCCAAATCGAGGGTCCAAACTATGGGAGCGCTTGGAGCGGTGTTATCGGGGGCGGCAGGCGAGGCGGCTTCGCCCCCCTGGCCCGCAGAGGCGGCGTTCGCAGAGGCAACTGCTCCGCGGGCACGTCGATCGCCCGGAAAATGCCCGGGTTCAGTGGCATCCAGCGCATTGTAGAGATTGGCTATGTGGCCCACTTGGCCGCCATCCGAGTTCTTGGCTTCGGCATTGCTTTTGGCATTGGCTTTTTGTTGCAGGCCTCTGAGCCAAACGAAGCCGAAATAACCTCCTACACCCAGAACCGCCACGACGGCTGCGATCTTGAGGGACTTGATAATGCGATTTGACTTCGGCGGAGGAGGCGGGGCGAGGTTTCGGATGGGAATCACCCGTTGCTGCGCCGCTGCGGCGGCTTCGGCTTGGCGCCCCTGCGAGTGGCTGATGGAAAGCCTTGCGCCTCCAACCGGGGGTGCAGGCGCCAAAGAATCGGGTGGTGGCTCGGCCGCCGCCGTGGGGGCAATGCCAGGCACTGTAAGAGACCCCTGGCAGCTTGGGCATTGAAGTTCGTGGCCGGCCCAAAGTTCGTCACAAGTGATGTGCTGCCGGCAATGCGGACAGGTGATTCGTATATCAGCCATAACTCGGTCGCCTTTCAGTAGTGCCTGTTGCTTCACTATATTCAACTCTCAAAAGAACAGCCGTCAAGCAGGGAAGAAGGTTGCGCGTTGAGTGAAAATGGGGAAGAGTAAGTGCATTCAACCGAAAAAAGCTTATGAAACGACGAACGTTCCTGAAGACTGTGGGTGGCGCTGCCGGCGCGGCGGCATTGGTCGGCCCGAATATTTTTGCGGCCGAGGAAACCGAGGAGAGAGTTCAAGGCATGCCCCGGCGCGTGCTGGGGCGCACGGGGCGCAAAGTATCGGTAGTGTGCTTTCCGGGCCTGTCTCTGTTCCATTGCGACCAGGAGAAGGGGACCGCGGCGCTGCACAACGCGTTCGAGCGCGGCGTAAACTACTTTGATGTGGCCCCGAATTACGGCAACGGCGACGCCGAAATCAAGATGGGGATTGGCCTCCAGGGCATCGAGCGCAGCGACTATTTCCTGGCATGCAAGACCCATAAGCGCGACAAGGCCGGGGCTCAAATGGAGCTGGACAGATCGTTGCAACGCCTCAAGGCAGACCATTTCGACCTCTACCAGTTGCACCACCTGGTCCGCCCTTCGGAGGTCAAGCAGGTGTTTGGACCCGATGGAGCCATGGAGCCCATCCTCAAAGCCCGCGAACAGGGCAAGGTCCGGCACATCGGCTTCTCCGCCCATACGACCAAGGCCGCCCTCGAGGCCATGAAAACCTTCCAGTTCGACACCGTCATGTTTCCGATCAATTTCGTCGAGTACTACAATCGAGATTTCGGAAAGGAAATCCTGGCGCTGGCCAATGAACAAGGGGCTGGGGTCATCGCGATAAAGCCGCTTTCCTGGGGCACTTGGCCTAAAGGGGCCAAGAGAAACCGTGAATGGTGGTACAGCTCCGTGGAAGAGCCGCCCCAGGTGGAATTGGCCGTGCGCTTCAGCCTCTCTCAAAAGGGGGTCGCGGCCGCTGTTCCAACCTCATTCGTCGAGCTTTTGGACAAAACCATCGAAGCAGCCAAGGCCTACACGCCGCTGGATGCGGCAGGCACGGCCCAATTGCAGCAAATGGCCCAAAACCGCGAATCCATTTTCCTCGCCGAAGAAAAGCAGGTCGCGCTCAATCTGCCGCACTGGACGCCGGTTTATCCCGGCAGCCCGCACGAGTGTTGCTGAAGGCGTTACGCCTTTGCCAGCGCCTTGAGCGCCTCATGGCTGCGCGTAACCGCGGTCACGGGGTCTTTGCTGCTCTCGTGCTCCAGCACGTACCATTGCGTTCCGCCCTGGCTCTCACACCACGCAAAAACCGCCGGCCAATTCACACTCGATCGTTTCGCCCAGCTTATCGGCCAGCACCGATTCATACGGCGTATGGGTGCCGCAGGCGACCAGGCCGTTATCATCCAGCAGCGTGCGCAGTTCTTTGGCCGAGCGCCCATGATAGCCTGCAAACTCGACACCTTTGTAACCGATCTTCGAGACGGTCACCAGCATCCCCGGCAGGTCGGTTTTGCATTGTTCGCGTATCGAGTAGAGCTGCAGGCCAAACGGGATTTTTTTGGATGCCGCTGTGGCAGACTGGCCCAGGCCGGAGCCGATGCTCAACGCGGTGGCGCTCAGGGCGCTCCGCCGCAGGAACTCACGGCGATTTATTTCAGATTTGGAGGAATGGTTCATAGGATTCTAATGGTTAAAATGACAAGCAACATGGCGTAACGAGCCTAAGCAGACGCGCACAACTGTCAAGAGATTCGGAGGGCTGAGTCCCCAGCGTCGAAACAGTAATTTCCATTTTTTCGGTATTGCGCGCTGTTGCAGAAGGTATTACTTTTTCTTTGTGACGACAATGACTTTCAAGTTGCCTGAAGCCCTTCGACGCGGGATCGAAGACGAAGCCCGGCGCCGGGGAGTGGCTAAATCCGCGCTGGTCCGCGGGTGTGTCGAAACCATGCTGCGCCAGAAGCGGCGTCGAAAAGCAATGACTTGTCTGGATTTAATTTCGGACCTCGTGGGTTCGCAGCCTGGCCCCCCGGACGCATCAGCCAACGAGGAGTATCTGAAAGGCGCTGTTCTGGCGGATTATGCCGGAGGCGGAAAGAACACTCGTTGATACAGGCCCGATCGTCGCCCTCCTGATAGCCAGGGACAGGCACCACCTCTGGGCGCGTCGTGTTTGGGGAAGATTCGAACCCCCTTTGTTTACGTGCGAAGCGGTTCTTTCGGAGGCGCAATTTCTGGTATGTCGTTTTGGCGGCAATCCGTCCGGCGTGCTGGAATTCGTATCGCGAGGCGTCCTGCGCATTGAATTCGAGGTGCAGGAAAAGGTGAACCGTTTGTTGCAGCTCCAGCAGACCTATCGCACCTTGCCGATGTCACTGGCCGACGCCTGCCTGGTCTGTATGGCAGAGATAGAAAAGAGGTGCCGGGTCATGACTACCGATTCGCATTTTTGCGTGTACCGCCGCAACGGCCGACAACTCATTCCGGTGCTGATGCCGGAATCACAAGCCGCATGGCCCAGGTGCAAATAGCCCGTTGGCGAAGGCGCCAGGCGGCCACGATAGATCATCGCTTTATT from Verrucomicrobiia bacterium includes:
- a CDS encoding transposase; protein product: MTLESPTDTVIYCSRVNAKINRNFEVFSATDFLAAITQHIPDKGVQMVRYYGWYSNKMRGIRHRGVATASVVR
- a CDS encoding aldo/keto reductase — its product is MKRRTFLKTVGGAAGAAALVGPNIFAAEETEERVQGMPRRVLGRTGRKVSVVCFPGLSLFHCDQEKGTAALHNAFERGVNYFDVAPNYGNGDAEIKMGIGLQGIERSDYFLACKTHKRDKAGAQMELDRSLQRLKADHFDLYQLHHLVRPSEVKQVFGPDGAMEPILKAREQGKVRHIGFSAHTTKAALEAMKTFQFDTVMFPINFVEYYNRDFGKEILALANEQGAGVIAIKPLSWGTWPKGAKRNREWWYSSVEEPPQVELAVRFSLSQKGVAAAVPTSFVELLDKTIEAAKAYTPLDAAGTAQLQQMAQNRESIFLAEEKQVALNLPHWTPVYPGSPHECC
- a CDS encoding ATP-binding protein → MASKSSFLDKVLGRISRLDTHGLQTVVQRLARERSFLETLFNTIEDGVLVVDENGRILYFNHAVTRLLGLQDNVEGQPVAEFIPELDWEKLAHFAPGDGPRVVRHEFEVHFPRHRFLRLYAAPLDPESVPGRSTGVALILHDSTEARQETFAAIESERIQALTLLAASVAHEIGNPLNALHIHLQLMERELKKLPAAVARGTARTEGRRAAPRPDPENETGEIVAKLEQFLGVAKGEINRLDYIVTQFLQAIRPTPPQLKPAPLNEVVLRTLELLRPELESRGLRVRTRLARQLPITPIDPTQIQQVLVNLIRNAMQAMTKEGALTLQTGEGSEGVWVSVSDTGGGIQQEQINRIFEPFYTTKKKGSGLGLMIVQRIVQAHGGRIELESQVGRGTSFRIWLPMQERKPRLLEAPMHD
- the tig gene encoding trigger factor, with amino-acid sequence MNVTVENLAPCKKLVRVEIETEKVDQTFDSVTKEFQREARLPGFRPGKAPREMVLRKFSKDIEDEAKRKLISEAYKKAVDDKNLDVLGHPDIEEIQFSRGQPLQFAATIETAPEFELPEYKGIPVQLETKAVSEEDIARAIEALRQPRAAYKNVERPSQTGDIVVVNYTGTTEGKPLTEIAPTAKGLTHQQSFWVEIGGSSFIPGFAEQLLGAKAGEKRTLNIEFPADFVTPQLAGKKAVYEVDVNEVKEKGLPEIDDAFAKAYGAENVEKLREGVRRDLENELSYKKTRSTRNQLVRSLLNRVNFELPESAVANETRNVVYDIVQENTKRGVSREAIEQQKEQIYSAAAQGAKERVKVAFLLRKVAEKEDIKVSQEEIAQRISHLAAMYQIPADKFLKDLQKRNGLIEIYDQLMNEKVIDFLQQHAQMQEMAPGA
- a CDS encoding sigma-54 dependent transcriptional regulator — translated: MRSTVLIVDDEKTTREGLRAALEERYDVYLADDTKTAMDLLEAESFDVLLTDFRLPNEDGLKLIGRAKSLSKPPVCILMTAYGSEELAVDAMKRGADDYIAKGRLQIDELEMRIARALRQQTLESENVSLHQQLDAKFRMESIIGQSSPMREVFEVVQQVAPTSATVLLEGESGTGKELVAKVIHQLSPRTKQPLVILNCAALAPTLLESEMFGHEKGAFTGAHERRIGRFEQAQGGTLFLDEIGEIDASVQVKLLRFLGERTFERVGSNKTLKADVRLIAATNKHLEDLVKAGSFREDLFFRLRVVEIELPPLRERLEDIPLLAEAFLREFAKEYGKSLSSLGPETMELLLRYPWPGNVRELRTAIEHAVVLCRGDKITARDLPAGVRANPQTATAARPLAGGGDLTLKEAEKQLISRTLQETDGNRTLAAQKLGMSRRTLHRKLHEFHLEGF
- a CDS encoding PIN domain-containing protein; amino-acid sequence: MPEAERTLVDTGPIVALLIARDRHHLWARRVWGRFEPPLFTCEAVLSEAQFLVCRFGGNPSGVLEFVSRGVLRIEFEVQEKVNRLLQLQQTYRTLPMSLADACLVCMAEIEKRCRVMTTDSHFCVYRRNGRQLIPVLMPESQAAWPRCK
- a CDS encoding CopG family transcriptional regulator, giving the protein MTTMTFKLPEALRRGIEDEARRRGVAKSALVRGCVETMLRQKRRRKAMTCLDLISDLVGSQPGPPDASANEEYLKGAVLADYAGGGKNTR
- a CDS encoding glycosyltransferase family 39 protein, translating into MQLQSLIHRFEVGTGSRFIRAGLGVLALLLLVVCYDWRAYRNMATQEAMDSAQLARNLAQGRGYTTSFIRPFSMFLLTRRNQARQKQLDLTKAPDLARIKGNHPDLANPPVYPVVLAGLMKVLPFNYAISSKSRPFWSQNGRFYRYEPDFLIALFNQLLLLAMVTLVFLLARRLFDLRVARLAAVILLGTEVLWRFSVSGLSTMLLLLVFTGLVWCLVLLEQEAREPKRGRNWLLLLAVFAGLLTGLGGLTRYSFAWLILPVLGFVLLCSGKDRVQAGVATVVAFLIVLTPWVARNVVLSGAPFGTATYAPIETTFAFPSYQLERSLQPALTGVPVVAFWYKLIPNLRQLVQNDIPRLGGTWLSAFFLVSILIGFRSPAVRRVRYFLLGCLAVLLVVQALGRTQLSEDSPEINSENLLILVVPWLIVYGVSLFYLLFEQMSLRYRELRYLVIGLFTIVACLPLLLIFLPPKASPIAYPPYYPPAIQTAAGYTKEDELSMSDVPWAMAWYGQSQCVWLTLNPRADFFAINDYQKPVQELFLAKVQFQPEALYQMRITGEQPWDSLPFEILAEMPALAREQGWKTWPKKVAFPIRLADGTMTTLPLPYWQYGFPDILLLTARPHYPQQD